The following coding sequences lie in one Flavobacterium sediminis genomic window:
- a CDS encoding PH domain-containing protein, whose product MINDIKKFLNEEQNPKVVEKLMHKVKGLLTAGEEVEYIAVQNKPIVNLSPDCITLTNKRVIFCRPSNLGLSMNFQDYLWKEIADCHMKEAILGAVFSVKTIKGQLNTLDYLPKVQARKLYQFAQEKEEEMAEYRRQRDLEDKRAAAGGGIVVNANTATNAANEKDKEEDPLIVLQKLKGLLENEIISKEDFESKKEQILSRM is encoded by the coding sequence ATGATTAATGATATTAAAAAGTTCTTAAATGAGGAACAAAACCCAAAGGTTGTAGAAAAATTAATGCACAAGGTGAAAGGATTGCTTACTGCAGGGGAAGAAGTCGAATATATTGCAGTACAGAATAAACCCATTGTTAATTTATCTCCTGATTGTATTACATTGACAAATAAAAGAGTGATTTTTTGCCGACCTAGTAATTTAGGTCTGTCTATGAATTTTCAAGACTATTTATGGAAAGAAATAGCAGACTGTCATATGAAAGAAGCTATTCTGGGAGCTGTTTTTTCAGTAAAAACAATTAAGGGACAATTAAATACTTTAGATTATTTACCTAAAGTTCAGGCAAGAAAATTATACCAGTTTGCACAGGAAAAAGAAGAAGAGATGGCGGAATATAGAAGGCAAAGAGATTTAGAAGACAAAAGAGCCGCTGCAGGAGGTGGTATTGTAGTGAACGCTAATACAGCAACAAATGCAGCTAATGAGAAAGATAAAGAAGAAGATCCTCTTATCGTTTTACAAAAGTTAAAAGGATTATTAGAAAATGAGATCATTTCTAAAGAAGATTTTGAATCAAAAAAAGAACAAATATTATCAAGAATGTAA
- a CDS encoding P-loop NTPase family protein: MFTKVLIAEDFDTTNVAVTQLLKELEVEQVDFAKYCDDALLKIKRALLDGDPYQLLISDLCFKEDFRAVTLKSGEALIEKAKEVQPELKTIVYSMEDKSFKIKSLFDNFEVDGYVVKDRKSIPELKEAILKAEKGERYVSPDHASALQDKTVSEIDSYDLQIIRHLASGITQDEIELTFKEKGITPNSKSTIEKRINRLRTYFRANNNVHLIAIAKDMGVI; encoded by the coding sequence ATGTTTACAAAAGTATTGATAGCAGAAGATTTTGACACGACTAATGTAGCGGTTACGCAACTTTTAAAAGAATTAGAGGTTGAGCAGGTTGATTTTGCTAAATATTGTGATGATGCCTTGTTAAAGATCAAAAGAGCACTTTTAGACGGGGATCCTTATCAATTATTGATCTCTGATCTGTGTTTTAAAGAAGATTTCAGAGCTGTAACCTTAAAGTCGGGCGAAGCATTGATAGAAAAAGCAAAAGAAGTGCAGCCGGAATTAAAAACGATAGTGTATTCTATGGAAGATAAGTCTTTCAAGATAAAATCGCTTTTTGACAATTTTGAGGTGGACGGTTATGTGGTTAAAGACCGCAAAAGTATTCCGGAACTCAAGGAAGCCATTTTGAAAGCTGAAAAAGGAGAGCGGTATGTTTCTCCGGATCATGCTTCAGCTTTGCAGGATAAAACCGTGAGTGAAATAGACAGTTATGATTTACAGATCATAAGACATTTAGCCTCCGGAATTACTCAGGATGAAATAGAACTAACGTTTAAGGAGAAAGGAATCACTCCTAACAGTAAAAGCACCATAGAAAAGCGGATCAACAGGCTGAGAACGTATTTCAGAGCCAACAATAATGTGCATTTAATTGCTATTGCAAAAGATATGGGCGTGATCTGA
- a CDS encoding endonuclease/exonuclease/phosphatase family protein, giving the protein MRIWFTFLFSFYVVIAFSQVKICSWNIENFGSSKSDSAIQFMAEVLKDFDVVALQEVVVNGSGARAVAQLADNLNRKGAKWDYVVSEATQGSAYKSERYAFLWKPSKVTKLGEPWLDQNFVEEIQREPFFCTFQFGEKEFTLVNFHAKTKRQQPETEIKYFKFFPDLYPNLNLIFLGDFNCPQKHTVFNPLKKMGYESTFRNQKTSLRQKCIDDDCLASEYDNVFYNKNRFSVIGSGVVLFYKQFRFFSKSREISDHIPVWVQII; this is encoded by the coding sequence ATGAGAATTTGGTTTACTTTTTTGTTTTCTTTTTATGTCGTAATTGCGTTTTCGCAAGTAAAGATATGTTCATGGAACATTGAAAACTTTGGCTCCTCAAAATCAGATTCCGCCATTCAATTTATGGCTGAGGTATTAAAAGATTTTGATGTTGTGGCTCTACAGGAAGTTGTTGTTAACGGATCTGGAGCAAGAGCTGTCGCTCAATTAGCCGATAACCTTAATAGAAAAGGAGCAAAGTGGGATTATGTAGTCAGTGAAGCAACACAAGGAAGTGCTTATAAATCGGAACGCTATGCTTTTTTATGGAAGCCTTCTAAAGTAACCAAACTGGGAGAACCATGGCTGGATCAGAATTTTGTAGAAGAGATTCAACGGGAGCCCTTTTTTTGCACCTTTCAATTTGGGGAAAAAGAATTTACCTTAGTTAATTTCCATGCTAAAACTAAAAGGCAACAGCCCGAAACTGAAATCAAATATTTTAAGTTTTTTCCGGATTTGTACCCCAATTTAAATCTTATCTTTCTTGGAGATTTCAATTGTCCGCAAAAACACACCGTTTTTAATCCGCTTAAAAAAATGGGGTACGAGTCCACTTTCCGGAATCAAAAAACATCACTCCGTCAAAAATGTATTGATGATGACTGTTTAGCTTCTGAATATGATAATGTTTTTTATAACAAAAATCGTTTCTCTGTAATAGGCTCAGGAGTTGTTTTGTTTTATAAACAATTTCGTTTTTTTTCTAAATCAAGAGAAATTTCTGACCATATTCCTGTTTGGGTACAAATAATTTAA
- a CDS encoding tetratricopeptide repeat-containing sensor histidine kinase — MIFRKIFSPIFFIILGLSLNSCDNKTFGLEEYERAKEKGEAFFDEEKYDSAFYYYNKAQFHCKEVASDSIIYPLLMMSEIQMIYCDFSGSETTLTEALPYVTGKTLEKYRTFIYNSLGLDYLEQKNFEEALKYYNKSFAITTNELSKCIIKNNIAYNYLEQEKYDIAREILDSIRNNNALVYGSKQYAKVIDNLGFAYFKEGNTNKAYHYLVESLQIRDSLGESHEKIASLMHLARFYQDSLTELTVDYAEKAYQAASNVKSPDDQIEALGILISNTTGTQSKEYFQKFMTTKDSIDLVRQMDKNQFAKIKYDYSLISKDAEIQKTQKIIYLLLVFIVLLSSLYIFFHIKRKNKIKLQLENQKTAYETETRISRKLHDELANDVFQTLSFVQTQDLDKNRASLVNDLDEIYKKTRNISRENNDIVTGKDFEADLVAMISDFQDKEVRIIIKKEEVNLDQISPEKQIAVYRVLRELLVNMKKYSQASLVVLNFSSDKELKVNYSDNGIGFEKKNVKGGIQSAENRIHSVNGTITFDTMPGKGLKVSIVIPKN, encoded by the coding sequence ATGATATTTAGAAAAATATTTTCCCCGATTTTTTTTATTATACTAGGATTAAGTTTAAATTCTTGTGATAATAAGACGTTTGGACTTGAAGAATACGAAAGAGCAAAAGAAAAAGGAGAAGCTTTTTTTGATGAAGAAAAGTATGATTCTGCATTCTATTATTATAATAAAGCTCAGTTTCATTGTAAAGAGGTTGCATCGGATAGTATTATATATCCTTTGCTAATGATGTCTGAAATTCAGATGATTTATTGCGATTTTTCAGGTAGTGAAACAACCTTAACAGAAGCTTTGCCTTATGTTACTGGCAAAACTCTTGAAAAATATAGAACTTTTATATATAATAGTTTGGGGCTTGATTATTTAGAGCAAAAGAATTTTGAAGAAGCTTTGAAATATTATAATAAGTCTTTTGCAATAACCACTAATGAGTTGTCTAAGTGTATTATTAAAAATAATATAGCTTATAATTATTTAGAGCAGGAAAAATATGATATAGCGAGAGAAATATTAGATTCTATTAGAAATAATAATGCTTTAGTGTATGGATCTAAACAGTATGCTAAAGTAATTGATAATTTAGGTTTTGCTTATTTTAAAGAAGGAAATACAAATAAAGCGTATCATTATTTGGTCGAATCATTACAAATAAGAGATAGTTTGGGAGAAAGTCATGAAAAAATAGCTTCATTAATGCATTTAGCCCGATTTTATCAGGATTCTTTAACAGAGCTTACAGTTGATTATGCAGAGAAAGCATATCAGGCAGCTTCGAATGTAAAAAGTCCGGATGATCAAATAGAAGCTTTAGGGATTTTAATTTCAAATACTACAGGGACACAATCTAAAGAATATTTTCAAAAATTTATGACTACAAAAGATAGTATTGATTTGGTTCGACAAATGGATAAAAACCAATTTGCCAAAATAAAATACGATTATTCTTTAATTTCAAAAGATGCAGAAATCCAAAAAACGCAAAAAATAATCTATTTACTATTAGTTTTTATCGTACTCTTATCGTCATTGTATATCTTTTTCCACATCAAAAGGAAAAATAAGATAAAACTTCAATTAGAAAATCAAAAAACAGCTTACGAAACAGAGACCCGTATTTCCAGAAAGTTGCACGATGAGTTGGCTAATGATGTTTTTCAAACCTTGTCGTTTGTGCAAACGCAGGATCTGGACAAAAACAGGGCGTCTCTGGTCAATGATTTGGATGAGATATACAAGAAGACCCGTAATATTTCCAGAGAGAATAATGATATAGTTACCGGAAAAGATTTTGAAGCCGACCTTGTAGCAATGATATCTGATTTTCAGGACAAGGAAGTACGAATTATCATTAAAAAAGAAGAAGTGAATTTGGACCAGATTTCGCCGGAAAAACAGATCGCAGTATATCGAGTACTCCGGGAATTGCTGGTGAATATGAAAAAATACAGTCAGGCATCTTTAGTGGTGCTGAATTTCAGTTCGGACAAAGAACTGAAAGTAAACTATTCGGATAACGGAATAGGGTTTGAAAAGAAAAATGTAAAAGGCGGAATCCAAAGTGCGGAAAACCGTATTCACAGTGTAAACGGAACGATTACTTTTGACACTATGCCGGGGAAAGGCTTAAAAGTTTCAATCGTAATACCTAAAAATTAA
- a CDS encoding type I restriction endonuclease: MELQVQFKALADKINQLKDKIETEESTKHAFVLPFINSLGYDTFNPTEVVPEFTADIGLKKGEKVDYAIFQEGEPILIIECKNWREDLSIHNSQLLRYFHVTKARFALLTNGIQYQFFTDLEEKNKMDEKPFLEFEITSLKENTIHEIAKFHKSNFDVNKIVNNASSLKYTKEIKKLINDELQNPSTEFIRLFAGKVYSGRLTEKVMDEFKELVLKGFNQFINERINDRLNAALNKEAEKQVGDQVEEIEESKINTTEEELEGFRIVVAILRRKLEVHRIVHRDTQSYFGILLDDNNRKPLCRLHFNGVKKYIGLFDDAKNETRHALESLEDIYQYEDELLETAWRYNSEE; encoded by the coding sequence ATGGAACTACAAGTACAATTTAAAGCTTTAGCAGATAAGATCAATCAGCTCAAAGATAAAATAGAAACAGAAGAATCTACCAAGCATGCTTTTGTGCTTCCTTTTATTAATAGTTTAGGTTATGACACATTTAATCCGACAGAGGTGGTACCTGAGTTTACAGCTGATATAGGTTTAAAGAAAGGAGAGAAAGTAGATTATGCTATTTTTCAGGAAGGAGAACCTATTTTAATCATAGAGTGTAAAAACTGGCGGGAAGATTTATCAATTCATAATTCGCAATTGTTGCGTTATTTTCATGTAACAAAAGCCCGATTTGCTTTGTTGACCAATGGAATTCAGTATCAATTCTTTACCGATCTGGAAGAAAAAAATAAAATGGATGAAAAACCATTTCTCGAGTTTGAGATCACTAGTCTGAAAGAAAATACTATCCATGAAATTGCAAAATTTCATAAATCTAATTTTGATGTCAATAAGATTGTTAATAATGCCAGTTCATTGAAGTACACAAAAGAGATTAAAAAATTAATCAATGATGAATTACAAAATCCTTCAACTGAGTTTATTCGTTTGTTTGCCGGTAAAGTATATTCCGGAAGATTGACTGAAAAAGTAATGGATGAGTTTAAAGAATTGGTTTTAAAAGGTTTTAATCAATTTATTAACGAAAGAATCAATGATCGCTTAAATGCCGCTTTAAATAAAGAAGCGGAAAAGCAGGTTGGCGATCAGGTAGAGGAAATAGAAGAAAGTAAAATAAATACAACAGAAGAAGAATTGGAAGGCTTTCGTATTGTAGTAGCCATTTTAAGAAGAAAATTAGAAGTGCATCGAATTGTACATCGTGATACGCAATCTTATTTCGGAATTTTATTGGATGATAATAACCGAAAACCACTTTGCCGATTGCATTTTAACGGTGTTAAGAAGTACATCGGATTGTTTGATGATGCTAAAAATGAAACCCGACATGCATTAGAAAGCCTTGAGGATATTTATCAGTATGAGGATGAGTTGTTAGAAACAGCATGGAGATATAATAGTGAAGAATAA
- a CDS encoding TM2 domain-containing protein produces the protein MKSKLTTVLLAFFLGGVGIHRFYLGQTFVGILYLLFCWTFIPTIIALFDFIAFLFMSEERFNFKYNKAAF, from the coding sequence ATGAAAAGTAAATTAACAACTGTTTTACTGGCGTTTTTCTTAGGAGGAGTCGGAATACATAGATTTTATTTAGGGCAGACTTTTGTTGGGATATTGTATTTGTTGTTTTGCTGGACATTTATTCCAACAATAATTGCTCTTTTTGATTTTATAGCTTTTTTATTTATGTCAGAAGAGCGATTTAATTTTAAATATAATAAGGCTGCTTTTTAG